The Arthrobacter russicus genome has a segment encoding these proteins:
- the rpsO gene encoding 30S ribosomal protein S15 translates to MALEAAVKQEIMKEYATGEADTGSPEVQIAMLSKRILDLTEHLKVHKHDHHTRRGLMALVGRRKRLLTYLKDTDITRYRTLIERLGLRR, encoded by the coding sequence GTGGCACTTGAAGCCGCTGTCAAGCAAGAAATCATGAAGGAATACGCGACCGGGGAAGCCGACACCGGTTCGCCCGAGGTGCAGATCGCGATGCTCTCCAAGCGCATCCTGGATCTGACCGAACACCTCAAGGTGCACAAGCACGATCACCACACCCGCCGTGGCCTGATGGCCCTGGTCGGTCGTCGTAAGCGTTTGCTCACGTATTTGAAAGACACTGATATCACGCGTTACCGTACGCTCATCGAGCGCCTCGGCCTGCGTCGATAA
- a CDS encoding polyribonucleotide nucleotidyltransferase, whose protein sequence is MEGPEIQFAEAVIDNGRFGKRTIRFETGRLAQQAAGAAMVYIDDDTALLSATTAGKQPREGFDFFPLTVDVEERMYAAGRIPGSFFRREGRPSTEAILACRLMDRPLRPAFVKGLRNEVQIVVTVLAINPDELYDVVAINASSMSTQLSGLPFSGPIGGVRVALIEDQWVAFPRHSEMEKAVFNMVVAGRVAGDDVAIMMVEAEATDNSWNLIKEEGATAPTEEIVSEGLEAAKPFIKALCEAQADLAARAAKPTVEFPIFLDYQEDVYAAVEAAASAKLTEVFQIADKQERDAASDLLKDEVVSSLAGQFEGREKELSAAFRSVTKQVVRQRILKDQIRIDGRGLTDIRQLTAEVEVLPRVHGSAIFERGETQIMGVTTLNMLKMEQQIDSLSPVTRKRYMHNYNFPPYSTGETGRVGSPKRREIGHGALAERAIVPVLPSREEFPYAIRQVSEALGSNGSTSMGSVCASTLSLLNAGVPLKAPVAGIAMGLVSDQVDGQTRYAALTDILGAEDAFGDMDFKVAGTSEFVTAIQLDTKLDGIPASVLAAALKQAREARLHILGVLNAAIDVPDELSEFAPRVIAVKIPVDKIGEVIGPKGKMINQIQEDTGADISIEDDGTVYIGATNGPSADAARSAINAIANPQVPEIGERYLGTVVKTTTFGAFVSLTPGKDGLLHVTELRKINDNKRVDNVDDVVSVGQKIQVEITKIDDRGKLSLSPVVADSEDSEDAVAEAAESVAAE, encoded by the coding sequence ATGGAGGGTCCCGAAATCCAATTCGCCGAAGCAGTGATCGACAACGGTCGCTTCGGCAAACGCACCATTCGTTTTGAAACCGGCCGCCTTGCCCAGCAAGCCGCCGGTGCCGCGATGGTCTACATCGACGACGACACCGCGTTGCTCTCCGCGACGACCGCCGGCAAGCAGCCGCGCGAAGGATTCGACTTCTTCCCGCTCACCGTGGACGTGGAAGAGCGGATGTACGCCGCTGGCCGGATCCCGGGCTCGTTCTTCCGTCGCGAAGGCCGTCCGTCCACCGAAGCGATCCTGGCTTGCCGCCTGATGGACCGCCCGCTGCGCCCGGCGTTCGTCAAAGGCCTGCGCAACGAGGTCCAGATCGTGGTCACCGTGCTGGCGATCAATCCCGACGAGCTGTACGACGTGGTCGCGATCAACGCTTCCTCGATGTCCACCCAGCTCTCCGGCTTGCCGTTCTCCGGTCCGATCGGCGGCGTCCGCGTCGCACTGATCGAAGACCAGTGGGTAGCGTTCCCGCGGCACTCCGAAATGGAAAAAGCCGTGTTCAACATGGTCGTGGCCGGACGGGTTGCCGGCGATGACGTCGCGATCATGATGGTCGAGGCCGAAGCGACTGACAACTCCTGGAATCTGATCAAGGAAGAAGGCGCCACCGCGCCGACCGAAGAGATCGTCTCCGAGGGTCTGGAAGCGGCCAAGCCGTTCATCAAGGCGCTGTGCGAGGCGCAGGCCGATTTGGCTGCCCGCGCAGCCAAGCCGACCGTCGAATTCCCGATCTTCCTGGATTACCAGGAGGACGTCTACGCGGCCGTCGAGGCTGCTGCCTCCGCGAAGCTCACCGAGGTCTTCCAGATCGCGGACAAGCAGGAGCGCGACGCGGCTTCGGATCTGCTCAAGGACGAGGTCGTTTCCAGCCTGGCCGGCCAGTTCGAAGGCCGCGAGAAGGAACTCTCCGCAGCATTCCGTTCGGTCACCAAGCAGGTCGTGCGCCAGCGCATCCTCAAGGACCAGATCCGGATCGACGGCCGTGGCCTGACGGACATCCGCCAGCTCACCGCCGAGGTCGAGGTGCTGCCCCGGGTGCACGGTTCGGCGATCTTCGAACGCGGCGAAACCCAGATCATGGGCGTGACCACCTTGAACATGCTCAAGATGGAACAGCAGATCGATTCGCTGTCCCCGGTCACCCGCAAGCGCTACATGCACAACTACAACTTCCCGCCCTACTCCACCGGTGAAACCGGCCGGGTGGGTTCGCCCAAGCGCCGCGAAATCGGCCACGGCGCACTCGCCGAGCGGGCCATCGTGCCAGTGCTGCCTTCGCGTGAAGAGTTCCCCTACGCGATCCGCCAGGTCTCCGAGGCGCTCGGTTCCAACGGCTCCACCTCGATGGGCTCGGTCTGCGCTTCGACGCTGTCGCTGCTCAACGCCGGTGTGCCGCTGAAGGCTCCGGTGGCCGGCATCGCGATGGGCTTGGTTTCCGATCAGGTCGACGGTCAGACCCGCTACGCGGCATTGACCGACATCCTGGGTGCTGAAGACGCCTTCGGCGACATGGACTTCAAGGTGGCCGGTACTTCCGAGTTCGTCACCGCGATCCAGCTCGACACCAAGCTCGACGGCATCCCGGCTTCAGTCCTGGCCGCGGCGCTCAAGCAGGCCCGCGAAGCCCGCTTGCACATCCTGGGCGTGCTCAACGCCGCGATCGACGTGCCGGACGAGCTCTCCGAGTTCGCGCCGCGGGTCATCGCGGTCAAGATCCCGGTCGACAAGATCGGCGAGGTCATCGGGCCAAAGGGCAAGATGATCAACCAGATCCAGGAAGACACCGGCGCGGACATCTCGATCGAAGACGATGGCACGGTGTACATCGGTGCGACCAACGGCCCCTCGGCCGATGCCGCCCGATCGGCGATCAACGCGATCGCCAACCCGCAGGTCCCCGAGATCGGCGAGCGTTACCTGGGCACCGTGGTCAAGACCACCACGTTCGGTGCATTCGTTTCGCTCACCCCGGGCAAGGACGGTCTGCTGCACGTCACCGAACTGCGCAAGATCAACGACAACAAGCGCGTGGACAACGTCGACGACGTGGTCTCGGTCGGCCAGAAGATCCAGGTGGAAATCACCAAGATCGACGACCGTGGAAAGCTTTCGCTCTCCCCGGTGGTGGCTGATTCGGAAGACTCCGAGGACGCCGTTGCGGAAGCTGCCGAATCGGTGGCCGCCGAGTAG
- a CDS encoding heparan-alpha-glucosaminide N-acetyltransferase domain-containing protein encodes MPDRSNGTSSRLAGVDAARGLALIGMIAAHVLPLYDGQTAEPTLAGLVFSGRSSALFAVLAGLSLGLMTGGSQRHRGKLFSADLRGITARAMVLFGIGLTMGLWDVNVAIILCQYALLFLLLLPFTTLGPRVLYPLAFGWLALSPVLAFPLRAGLWQSMGAEAVTDGNPCWLNLFTPSFLPDLLLTGTYPAFQWLGYLLLGLALARSDLGKLRLAWTMLAGGVLVAVASRLISDLLPYSGGGLAALRRTAEGSEFYLEPLLYVRSPAERQDESWWWLTVSTPHSGSPFDLLGTAGTALAVIGGFLLLARRLRPLVLPFAVIGRIPLTLYVGHVGVLALLTFAAVEYLPEELFWLILAGSLLLGIGYYLWGRRGPLESLLGTVAGIARGNEEAPRASRHRALR; translated from the coding sequence ATGCCAGACCGCAGCAACGGCACTTCCTCGCGCCTCGCCGGCGTCGACGCGGCCCGTGGACTCGCGTTGATCGGGATGATCGCCGCACATGTCCTCCCGCTCTACGACGGGCAGACCGCCGAGCCGACCCTGGCGGGTTTGGTTTTTTCCGGGCGCTCCTCGGCCTTGTTCGCAGTGCTCGCCGGGCTGAGCCTGGGCCTGATGACCGGCGGCTCGCAGCGCCATCGCGGAAAGCTCTTCAGCGCTGACCTGCGCGGCATCACAGCCCGGGCCATGGTGCTCTTCGGCATCGGTCTCACGATGGGGCTCTGGGATGTCAACGTGGCAATCATCCTCTGCCAGTACGCACTGCTTTTCCTCCTGCTGCTGCCCTTCACGACCTTGGGCCCACGGGTGCTCTACCCATTGGCCTTCGGCTGGCTGGCCTTGAGCCCGGTCCTGGCCTTTCCGCTCAGAGCCGGGCTGTGGCAGAGCATGGGCGCCGAAGCGGTGACGGACGGAAATCCCTGTTGGCTGAACCTGTTCACGCCGTCCTTCCTGCCGGACCTGCTGCTGACCGGCACCTATCCGGCGTTCCAATGGCTCGGCTACCTGCTGCTCGGTTTGGCGCTGGCCAGATCGGACCTGGGCAAACTCCGGTTGGCCTGGACGATGCTGGCCGGCGGCGTCTTGGTGGCCGTGGCCAGCCGGCTGATCAGCGATCTGCTGCCTTACTCCGGCGGCGGCCTGGCCGCCTTGCGCCGCACCGCCGAGGGCTCGGAATTCTATCTCGAGCCGTTGCTCTACGTCCGGTCCCCGGCCGAGCGCCAGGATGAGAGTTGGTGGTGGTTGACGGTGTCCACGCCGCACTCCGGTTCGCCCTTCGATTTGCTCGGCACCGCCGGAACCGCGCTGGCGGTGATCGGTGGATTCCTCTTGCTCGCCCGCCGGCTGCGCCCGCTCGTGCTGCCGTTCGCGGTCATCGGCCGGATCCCGCTGACGCTCTATGTCGGGCATGTCGGGGTTTTGGCCCTGCTGACCTTCGCCGCGGTCGAGTATCTGCCCGAGGAGCTGTTCTGGCTGATCCTGGCCGGGTCCTTGCTGCTCGGCATCGGCTATTACCTCTGGGGCCGGCGCGGTCCGTTGGAGTCCCTGCTCGGCACGGTCGCGGGGATTGCCCGCGGAAACGAGGAAGCGCCCCGTGCCAGTAGGCACAGGGCGCTCCGGTGA
- a CDS encoding M16 family metallopeptidase has protein sequence MPSIQLLLTAHHSAAGGDAAAESTLLAGSPGGSTVRRSVLPGGVRVLTESMPGQRSATIGFWVGVGSRDEAEGQHGSTHFLEHLLFKGTTRRTALEIASAFDEVGGESNAATAKESTCYYARVLDADLPMAIDVIADMVTSAVLDAEELEAERDVILEEIAMDGDDPTDVAHEKFVASVLGQHSLGRPIGGTPEAIRGVSRESVLAHYRRFYRPDELVVTAAGGLNHDAVCAQVLTALESAGWELDPEAAPVPRRSVQPAPISGAPGLQVIKRQVEQANIIVGCPSITATDERRFVMSVLNAILGGGMSSRLFQEIREKRGLVYSTYSFASSYADAGYFGMYAGCAPQKVPQVLALLGAELDKLAADGVTAEELGKAIGQLSGGIVLALEDTGSRMSRLGRAELVSGEFLDIDETLARIHSVSVAQVNALAGELAAAPRTMTVVGPFDETERFGL, from the coding sequence ATGCCTTCCATTCAGCTATTGCTCACTGCGCACCACTCAGCTGCCGGTGGGGATGCCGCAGCAGAGTCCACTCTTTTGGCCGGTTCGCCAGGCGGCTCCACAGTCCGTCGTTCCGTACTACCCGGCGGAGTCCGGGTACTCACCGAATCGATGCCCGGCCAGCGCAGTGCAACGATCGGGTTTTGGGTAGGCGTCGGGTCCCGGGACGAAGCCGAGGGGCAACACGGCTCGACGCATTTCTTGGAGCATCTGCTGTTCAAAGGCACTACCCGGCGCACCGCGCTCGAGATCGCCTCGGCCTTCGACGAGGTCGGCGGCGAGTCGAATGCGGCAACGGCAAAAGAAAGCACCTGCTACTACGCAAGAGTGCTCGACGCCGATTTGCCGATGGCGATCGACGTGATCGCCGATATGGTGACCTCGGCGGTATTGGATGCCGAGGAACTCGAAGCCGAGCGGGACGTGATTCTGGAAGAGATCGCGATGGACGGCGATGACCCCACCGACGTGGCGCATGAAAAGTTCGTCGCCTCGGTGCTGGGGCAGCATTCGCTGGGCCGGCCGATCGGCGGGACCCCGGAGGCGATCCGCGGCGTTTCCCGGGAATCCGTGCTGGCGCATTACCGCAGGTTCTACCGGCCGGATGAGCTGGTGGTCACCGCGGCCGGGGGACTCAACCACGATGCGGTGTGCGCCCAGGTGCTGACCGCCTTGGAGTCCGCGGGCTGGGAGCTCGATCCCGAGGCCGCCCCGGTACCCCGGCGTTCGGTGCAGCCGGCGCCGATCTCCGGAGCGCCCGGCCTCCAAGTGATCAAACGCCAAGTGGAACAGGCGAACATCATCGTGGGCTGCCCGTCGATCACCGCGACCGACGAGCGCCGGTTCGTAATGAGCGTGCTCAACGCCATTCTGGGCGGCGGCATGTCTTCCCGGTTGTTCCAGGAAATCCGGGAAAAACGCGGTTTGGTGTATTCGACCTACTCGTTCGCCTCGTCGTATGCCGATGCCGGGTACTTCGGCATGTACGCCGGTTGCGCACCGCAGAAGGTACCGCAGGTGCTCGCCCTGCTGGGCGCGGAGCTGGACAAACTGGCAGCCGACGGGGTGACCGCCGAGGAGCTGGGCAAGGCGATCGGGCAGCTTTCCGGCGGCATCGTCTTGGCGCTGGAGGATACCGGATCGCGAATGTCCCGCTTGGGCCGGGCCGAACTGGTCTCCGGCGAGTTCCTGGACATCGACGAAACCTTGGCGCGGATCCACTCGGTGTCCGTGGCACAAGTGAACGCGCTCGCCGGCGAGCTGGCAGCCGCACCCCGGACCATGACCGTCGTCGGGCCGTTCGATGAAACGGAACGCTTCGGGCTCTGA
- a CDS encoding oxygenase MpaB family protein — MSQATKNAGNRGTRLAAKRAGEAPARPDWGFFGPDSVAYQVWSYPTSIALGFSRAVSVEFLDPHLTASVVATDQVMQRTQLRYDRTMQYFTAVLYADAETVLKFSDMLMKIHSRANGHDPVTGKEFDANNPDSQLWIHITAWHSIIKMYEKFGPGKLSRERETEYWADCAKAAEFQTIDPAKVPRSREAVRAYFEDWRPSNTATEGGQAHYDFLVNGVEKVLGDGLGRSAALAGKVLNVLTSRAILSTLPRWANTMGGMRYTKLDALIMATVGTPAVKAFHKYLATHPKAFLKLLDTITPLSTPILDPVLNDKLPLADKVYGIAEAREKFGHTTSPIEQFAAFREARAQGKGPKPYTPRHHDEILAFDK, encoded by the coding sequence ATGTCACAGGCGACAAAGAATGCCGGCAACCGTGGAACCAGGCTGGCCGCGAAGCGGGCCGGCGAGGCGCCGGCCAGGCCCGACTGGGGGTTTTTCGGCCCGGACTCGGTGGCCTACCAAGTCTGGAGCTACCCGACCTCGATCGCGTTGGGATTTTCCCGGGCGGTGTCCGTGGAATTCCTGGACCCGCATTTGACCGCCTCGGTGGTGGCCACGGATCAGGTGATGCAGCGCACGCAATTGCGCTACGACCGCACCATGCAATACTTCACCGCGGTTTTGTACGCCGATGCCGAGACGGTGCTCAAGTTCTCCGACATGCTGATGAAGATCCACTCCCGCGCCAATGGGCACGATCCGGTGACCGGCAAGGAATTCGACGCGAACAATCCGGATTCCCAGCTTTGGATCCACATTACGGCTTGGCATTCGATCATCAAGATGTACGAGAAGTTCGGCCCGGGAAAACTCAGCCGGGAGCGGGAGACCGAGTACTGGGCCGATTGCGCCAAGGCTGCGGAGTTCCAAACCATCGATCCGGCCAAGGTTCCCCGTTCCCGGGAGGCCGTGCGCGCCTACTTCGAAGATTGGCGGCCGAGCAACACCGCCACCGAGGGCGGCCAGGCGCATTATGACTTTTTGGTCAATGGAGTGGAAAAGGTGCTCGGCGACGGCCTGGGGCGCAGTGCTGCGCTGGCCGGCAAGGTGCTCAATGTGCTGACTTCGCGGGCGATCCTCTCCACCTTGCCGCGCTGGGCGAACACCATGGGCGGCATGCGCTACACCAAGCTGGATGCTTTGATCATGGCTACCGTGGGCACGCCCGCGGTGAAGGCGTTCCACAAATACCTGGCCACCCACCCCAAGGCGTTTTTGAAATTGCTGGATACGATAACCCCGCTATCCACGCCGATCCTGGATCCGGTGCTCAACGACAAGCTTCCGCTGGCGGACAAGGTCTACGGCATTGCCGAGGCGCGGGAGAAGTTCGGCCACACCACGTCGCCGATCGAGCAGTTCGCGGCGTTCCGCGAGGCCCGGGCGCAAGGCAAGGGGCCCAAGCCGTACACGCCGCGGCACCACGACGAAATCCTGGCCTTCGACAAATAA
- a CDS encoding FAD-dependent monooxygenase yields the protein MNQIPSPTSSRTTVLVSGGSIAGPAVAYWLNRYGFHVTLVERNDGTRTGGQAIDIRAVAIDVVEKMGLLEAIREQRTDMRGASSLDAAGVEISSSSEFTFSGGVIDNDDVEILRDDLGQILYEATSDDVEYLFGDSVTELSETAHGVEVAFEKNPRRSFDFVIGADGLHSRVRKLAFGPEADYVHPVNIREGVTNYAAIFSVPNYLGLDRWQVARLTDESLTLLYVAKQNTVSRAMLRVLATDLDYGYRDKAQQKQIVADYFAADRQWIMPQLIESMWQAEDFYFDSMSQTRMDRWSNGRVALVGDAAFCPSAMSGQGTSVALVGAYVLAGELAAADGEFAAAFENYELEIRHFVENNQQLPFLVRNYNFGSAESMDPAAIATQSPLFLDIVNGYPLKDYSTHDRQPASA from the coding sequence ATGAACCAGATCCCATCTCCCACCAGTTCCCGGACCACCGTGCTGGTCTCCGGCGGCAGCATCGCCGGCCCGGCCGTCGCCTATTGGCTGAACCGCTACGGATTCCACGTCACTCTGGTCGAACGCAATGACGGCACCCGCACCGGCGGGCAGGCCATCGACATCCGGGCGGTGGCCATCGACGTGGTCGAGAAAATGGGCCTGCTCGAAGCAATCCGGGAGCAGCGGACCGATATGCGCGGAGCCAGCTCGCTCGACGCCGCGGGAGTAGAAATTTCCAGCAGCAGCGAATTCACCTTCAGCGGCGGCGTGATCGACAACGACGACGTCGAAATCCTGCGCGACGATTTGGGCCAGATCCTCTACGAAGCCACCAGCGACGACGTCGAGTACCTTTTCGGCGATTCAGTCACCGAGCTGAGCGAAACCGCCCACGGCGTCGAGGTCGCCTTCGAGAAAAACCCGCGCCGCAGCTTCGACTTCGTGATCGGCGCTGACGGGCTGCATTCCCGGGTGCGCAAACTGGCCTTCGGCCCCGAAGCCGACTATGTGCACCCGGTCAATATCCGAGAAGGCGTCACGAACTATGCCGCGATCTTCAGCGTGCCGAACTACCTCGGCCTCGACCGCTGGCAAGTCGCCCGGTTGACCGACGAATCGCTGACCCTGCTCTACGTCGCCAAGCAGAACACGGTGTCCCGGGCGATGCTCCGGGTACTGGCGACGGACCTCGACTACGGCTACCGCGACAAAGCGCAGCAAAAGCAGATCGTGGCCGACTACTTCGCCGCGGATCGGCAATGGATCATGCCGCAGTTGATCGAGAGCATGTGGCAAGCCGAGGACTTCTACTTCGATTCGATGAGCCAGACCCGGATGGACCGATGGTCCAACGGCCGGGTGGCATTGGTCGGCGACGCCGCCTTCTGCCCGAGCGCGATGTCCGGGCAGGGAACCTCGGTCGCGCTGGTCGGCGCCTACGTCCTTGCCGGCGAACTCGCCGCCGCGGATGGTGAGTTCGCGGCGGCCTTCGAAAACTACGAGCTCGAAATCCGGCACTTCGTGGAGAACAACCAGCAGCTGCCCTTCCTGGTCCGGAATTACAACTTCGGTTCCGCCGAGTCCATGGATCCGGCCGCGATCGCCACGCAGAGCCCGCTTTTCCTGGACATCGTCAACGGCTATCCGCTCAAGGACTACTCGACGCACGACCGGCAACCCGCATCGGCCTGA
- a CDS encoding MoaD/ThiS family protein, translating into MQVRYFAAAKAATGVEAEQLPAPETLGALLRLLGARHSASASDSAPALPDLLPNCSFLHNGVAVRRGEIPLSDSDTVDVLPPFAGG; encoded by the coding sequence GTGCAGGTACGATACTTCGCCGCCGCGAAGGCCGCAACCGGGGTTGAGGCAGAGCAGCTTCCGGCTCCGGAAACGCTCGGTGCGCTGCTTCGGCTGCTTGGTGCCCGGCATTCGGCCTCGGCATCCGATTCCGCACCGGCACTGCCGGATCTGCTGCCGAATTGTTCGTTCCTGCACAACGGGGTGGCCGTGCGCCGGGGCGAAATCCCATTGTCGGATTCGGACACCGTCGATGTACTTCCGCCCTTTGCCGGCGGCTGA
- the moaA gene encoding GTP 3',8-cyclase MoaA, with the protein MPATGNPDNTVPRPGAGLLDRFGRQATDLRISLTDKCNLRCTYCMPAEGLSWLAKNQVLTAAEITRLVRIGVSRLGVRELRLTGGEPLVRADLVEIISAIRSEHPGLPVSMTTNAVGLAKKAAALKIAGLTRINVSLDSLHPGTFAQLTRRPFLDQVLAGIDAALATGLAPVKVNAVLMRGVNDAEAPDLLEWALSRQIELRFIEQMPLDADHGWTRDGMVTAAQTKALLSTRFELAPDPRRRDGAPAERFEVRRPGDAGLLGTVGIIASVTEPFCADCRRTRITAEGKVMSCLFSREETDLLGLLRATADDAEVADRWRAAMWSKPKAHGMDHTGLDSADYVQPDRSMSAIGG; encoded by the coding sequence ATGCCCGCTACAGGCAACCCGGACAATACCGTGCCCCGGCCCGGTGCCGGACTGCTGGACCGCTTCGGACGGCAGGCCACCGACCTCAGGATTTCGCTCACCGACAAATGCAATTTGCGCTGCACCTACTGCATGCCCGCGGAAGGATTGAGCTGGCTGGCCAAAAACCAGGTGCTGACCGCTGCGGAAATCACCAGATTGGTCCGGATCGGGGTATCCCGCTTGGGTGTCCGCGAATTGCGGCTCACCGGGGGCGAGCCGTTGGTGCGCGCCGATCTGGTGGAGATCATCTCCGCGATCCGCAGCGAACATCCCGGGCTGCCGGTATCGATGACCACCAATGCCGTGGGTTTGGCGAAAAAGGCCGCCGCGCTCAAAATCGCGGGCCTGACCCGGATCAATGTTTCGTTGGATTCCCTGCACCCCGGGACCTTCGCCCAGCTGACCCGGCGACCGTTCTTGGACCAGGTCTTGGCCGGCATCGATGCGGCGTTGGCCACCGGCCTGGCCCCGGTCAAGGTCAATGCGGTGTTGATGCGCGGCGTCAACGACGCCGAAGCACCGGATTTGCTGGAATGGGCCCTGTCCCGGCAGATCGAGCTGCGCTTCATCGAGCAAATGCCTTTGGACGCCGATCACGGCTGGACCCGGGACGGCATGGTCACCGCGGCCCAGACCAAAGCCCTGCTGTCCACCAGGTTCGAACTCGCCCCGGATCCGCGGCGACGCGACGGTGCCCCGGCCGAACGGTTCGAAGTCCGTCGCCCGGGCGACGCCGGGCTGCTCGGCACCGTGGGCATCATCGCCTCGGTCACCGAACCGTTCTGCGCGGATTGCCGGCGGACTCGGATCACCGCCGAGGGAAAGGTGATGAGTTGCCTGTTCTCCCGCGAAGAGACCGATCTGCTCGGCTTGCTGCGGGCAACCGCGGACGACGCCGAGGTGGCCGACCGTTGGCGTGCGGCCATGTGGTCCAAGCCGAAAGCGCACGGCATGGACCATACCGGCTTGGATTCGGCGGATTACGTGCAGCCGGACCGCTCGATGAGCGCCATCGGAGGATAA
- the modA gene encoding molybdate ABC transporter substrate-binding protein codes for MKLLRARPAAAFVLAAAVLPALAACGGSAAAPSDANSSPGTASGATGQITVFAAASLTDVMKTLTEKYRQENPGIQFTLSYAASSALVQQLTAGAAADVLVTADEASIASIPQDTILAPGTTIIASNEIVLAIAPGNPGKISTLEDATKDSKIAVCAPAVPCGRAAQRVLDAAKLTLSGASQENDVSAVRTKVSTGQVDAGFVYSTDAKATAGQGVTSVKLDDPSPNKYPLAITKAAADKPEVLGFKTWLAGQEAAGILAAAGFGPGAAGNSASASPSGK; via the coding sequence ATGAAACTTCTCCGTGCCCGCCCCGCGGCCGCTTTCGTCCTGGCCGCGGCCGTGCTGCCCGCCCTCGCCGCGTGCGGCGGATCCGCTGCTGCGCCGAGTGACGCGAACAGCAGCCCGGGCACCGCCTCCGGAGCCACCGGGCAGATCACCGTGTTCGCTGCCGCTTCGCTGACCGACGTGATGAAAACGCTCACCGAGAAGTACCGGCAGGAAAATCCCGGCATCCAATTCACGCTCAGCTATGCGGCGAGCTCGGCTCTGGTGCAGCAACTGACCGCCGGTGCAGCTGCGGACGTCCTGGTGACCGCGGATGAAGCCTCCATCGCCTCGATCCCGCAGGACACGATCCTGGCGCCGGGCACCACGATCATTGCGAGCAATGAAATCGTGCTGGCGATCGCCCCGGGTAATCCGGGCAAGATCAGCACCCTGGAAGATGCCACCAAGGACAGCAAGATCGCAGTCTGCGCTCCGGCAGTGCCGTGCGGCCGGGCCGCACAGCGGGTGCTGGACGCCGCGAAACTGACGCTGAGCGGGGCCAGCCAGGAAAACGATGTCAGCGCGGTGCGGACCAAGGTTTCCACCGGACAGGTCGACGCCGGGTTCGTCTACAGCACGGATGCCAAAGCGACCGCCGGGCAGGGCGTCACCAGTGTGAAACTCGATGACCCGTCGCCGAACAAATACCCGCTGGCGATCACCAAGGCGGCCGCGGACAAACCGGAGGTGCTCGGGTTCAAAACCTGGCTGGCCGGCCAGGAAGCTGCCGGAATCCTGGCGGCTGCGGGATTCGGCCCCGGCGCTGCCGGCAACTCCGCCAGCGCCTCGCCTTCCGGGAAGTAA
- a CDS encoding ABC transporter permease → MRQFVPSTVPRWLWVPAGIALFLLAGPLIALVVKAPWTQLPELLSSPDALQSLWLSLLTSFASTLVCAVLGVPLAVLLSKLTGWWIGPMRGLLLIPLVLSPVVSGIALLYFWGRNGLFGSLLGQIGIDVGFTPWAVVLVQVFVSLPFFVISTLTSLNAVDPELEMVAATSGAGAGQILRYITTPLAMPGILVGALLAFARSLGEYGATITFAGSIAGRTRTLPLQIELSLNSNQPQAALGISLMLIGIYVVVLLLARLGTNRLPGSRAPGR, encoded by the coding sequence ATGCGTCAGTTCGTCCCGTCCACCGTGCCGCGATGGCTCTGGGTTCCTGCCGGAATTGCGCTTTTCCTGCTCGCCGGTCCGCTGATCGCGCTCGTCGTGAAGGCGCCTTGGACGCAGTTGCCGGAGCTGTTGAGCAGCCCTGATGCGTTGCAATCGCTGTGGCTCTCCCTGCTGACCTCCTTCGCGTCGACCCTGGTCTGCGCGGTATTGGGGGTTCCGTTGGCGGTGCTGTTGAGCAAGCTGACCGGCTGGTGGATCGGTCCGATGCGCGGCCTGCTGCTGATCCCGTTGGTGCTTTCACCCGTAGTCTCCGGCATCGCGCTGCTGTACTTCTGGGGTCGCAATGGCTTGTTCGGCAGTCTGCTCGGCCAAATCGGGATCGACGTCGGTTTCACGCCTTGGGCGGTGGTGCTGGTCCAGGTCTTCGTTTCCCTGCCATTTTTCGTGATCTCGACGTTGACCAGCCTCAACGCGGTGGATCCGGAATTGGAAATGGTGGCCGCGACCAGCGGCGCCGGTGCCGGGCAGATCCTGCGCTACATCACGACGCCTTTGGCAATGCCCGGAATCCTGGTGGGCGCCTTGCTCGCCTTCGCCCGATCGCTGGGCGAATACGGAGCCACGATCACCTTCGCGGGCTCAATCGCGGGTCGGACCAGGACCTTGCCGTTGCAGATCGAATTGAGCCTCAATTCGAACCAACCGCAAGCGGCGCTGGGGATTTCGCTCATGCTGATCGGGATTTACGTGGTGGTCCTACTGCTGGCCAGGCTGGGCACCAACAGGCTCCCCGGTTCCAGGGCTCCGGGGCGCTGA